Proteins from a genomic interval of bacterium:
- the dnaE gene encoding DNA polymerase III subunit alpha: MASKGFVHLHVHSEFSMLDGAARLDHAVEAVVSHGQPALGLTDHGVLYGAVDFYRAATAAGIKPIIGVEGYLTTGSRFDRPTGPDNVRHHITLLAETQTGYANLVKLVSRAFLEGYYYKPRMDHELLAEYAEGIIATSGCLSGHVPTLLAPDAPREDGYGGGRRDMKKAVEAAGLYQDIFGRDRFFIELHDLGLESQQRILPDLVEISQRVGAPLLATNDAHYTRQDEAAAHDVLLCIQTGSTVDDPDRSLRFEGEEFYLKTPREMRDRFPEDTYPDACDNTLLIAERANVDLDFDQLLLPHFPVPDGHTAMSYLRELVTEGARRRYEGRTGGEVGQRIEHEMRIIEDMGFPDYFLIVWDLVRYARSRRIRVGPGRGSAAGSIVAYSLGITDLDPIGYGLIFERFLNPGRREMPDIDMDFDERFRGDIIRYAADRYGSDHVAQIVTFSTIKGKQAIRDSARVQGFPYAMGDRLAKLMPDPVLGREASLDICFNPPAHDADGITKEWYANAAGLREEYRDKEDARLVLDTARGLEGLRRQDSIHAAAVVIAPRPLTDLVPVQRKGEDAEVVTQYEMHAIEKLGLLKMDILGLRTLSTIDRTLDLIERSTGARPDIDRVPLDDADTYEMLCRGDTIGVFQLEGTAMRSLIRSLRPDRFQDMIALVALYRPGPMSNDWHHAYANRKNRRSKVDYPHPATEGVLSETYGLMIYQEQVMQIARDIAGYSMVDADALRKAMGKKIPAIMEQERDKFVEGVVAGGNTPEFGGELFDSIEGFAGYGFNKSHSAAYGLLAYQTAYLKVHFPAEYMAALLTSSHREKDRNRLYLSECRVMGLEVSAPSVNASESDFTVRDGRIVFGLSGVRNVGSAVVERIIQARHAGGAFADFQDFANRVDTMALNKRVVASLIRAGAFEDLGHARRGLNEVAELMIERTLARRRHEEAGQFSLFGGEAEVPEFDEVAIPEDEWNKSVLLAHEKEMLGLYVSDHPLNGLGRALAEHANATVSGLAGLADGERVRVGGIVSGITRRYTNSGEQMAYFNIEDLDSSVEVVVFAKTLSSADEILEEDAIMVVEGRLSNRDEVKVRAFRITRPKLVPDSDLRLRLEPHRALTDQDAFLDSLRELKQVVSNHPGPAPVFIDLTAGEDRKVFRLDDKVELSSSLYAEVRGIFGEAALA, translated from the coding sequence TCCCGCTTCGATCGGCCCACCGGGCCCGACAACGTCCGCCATCACATCACCCTGCTGGCAGAGACCCAGACCGGCTACGCCAACCTGGTCAAGCTGGTCAGCAGGGCCTTCCTGGAGGGTTACTACTACAAGCCCCGCATGGACCACGAGTTGCTGGCCGAGTATGCCGAGGGGATCATCGCCACCAGTGGCTGCCTGTCCGGTCATGTCCCCACGCTGCTGGCCCCGGACGCGCCGCGAGAGGACGGGTACGGCGGCGGCCGGAGGGATATGAAGAAAGCCGTGGAGGCAGCCGGTCTCTACCAGGACATCTTCGGCCGGGACCGGTTCTTCATCGAGCTTCACGACCTGGGCCTGGAAAGCCAACAGCGTATCCTTCCCGACCTGGTGGAGATCTCGCAGCGAGTCGGCGCTCCGCTTCTGGCCACCAACGATGCCCACTACACCCGCCAGGACGAGGCCGCCGCCCACGATGTGCTGCTCTGCATCCAGACGGGATCGACCGTGGATGACCCGGACCGGAGCCTTCGCTTCGAGGGCGAGGAGTTCTACCTGAAGACCCCCCGGGAGATGCGGGACCGGTTCCCGGAGGACACCTATCCCGATGCGTGCGACAACACGCTCCTGATCGCCGAGCGCGCCAACGTGGACCTGGACTTCGACCAGCTGCTCCTGCCCCATTTTCCGGTCCCGGACGGCCACACGGCCATGTCCTATTTGCGGGAGTTGGTAACCGAGGGCGCTCGCCGCCGCTACGAGGGCCGGACCGGCGGCGAGGTCGGGCAGCGGATAGAGCACGAGATGCGGATCATCGAGGATATGGGCTTCCCCGACTACTTCCTGATCGTGTGGGACCTGGTGCGCTACGCGAGGTCGCGCCGGATCAGGGTCGGCCCTGGGCGGGGCTCGGCGGCCGGATCGATCGTGGCGTACTCGCTGGGTATCACCGATCTGGACCCGATCGGGTACGGCCTGATCTTCGAGCGCTTCCTGAACCCCGGCCGGCGCGAGATGCCCGATATCGACATGGACTTCGACGAGCGTTTCCGGGGCGACATCATCCGGTACGCGGCCGACAGGTACGGATCCGATCACGTGGCGCAGATCGTCACCTTCTCCACGATCAAGGGGAAGCAGGCTATTCGTGACTCGGCCCGGGTCCAGGGTTTCCCTTACGCGATGGGAGACCGCCTGGCCAAGCTGATGCCGGATCCGGTCCTGGGACGGGAGGCATCGCTCGACATCTGCTTCAACCCCCCGGCCCACGACGCCGATGGGATCACCAAGGAGTGGTATGCCAACGCCGCCGGGCTGCGGGAGGAATACCGGGACAAGGAGGATGCCCGCCTGGTCCTGGACACCGCGCGGGGTCTGGAAGGGCTCCGCCGGCAGGACTCGATCCACGCCGCGGCGGTGGTGATCGCTCCCCGTCCGCTCACCGACCTGGTGCCGGTGCAGCGCAAGGGCGAGGACGCCGAGGTGGTCACCCAGTACGAGATGCATGCCATCGAGAAGCTGGGCCTGCTCAAGATGGACATTCTCGGCCTGCGCACGCTGTCGACCATCGACCGGACGCTGGACCTGATCGAACGGAGTACCGGGGCCCGGCCCGACATCGACCGGGTCCCCCTGGACGATGCCGACACCTACGAGATGCTCTGTAGAGGCGACACCATCGGGGTCTTCCAACTGGAAGGTACCGCCATGCGCTCCCTGATCAGGAGCCTACGGCCGGACCGATTCCAGGACATGATCGCCCTCGTGGCCCTGTACCGGCCGGGCCCGATGTCCAACGACTGGCACCACGCCTACGCCAACCGCAAGAACAGGCGCAGCAAGGTGGACTATCCCCATCCGGCCACCGAGGGCGTGCTGAGCGAGACCTATGGCCTCATGATCTACCAGGAACAGGTCATGCAGATCGCCCGCGACATAGCGGGGTACTCGATGGTCGACGCCGACGCCCTGCGCAAAGCCATGGGCAAGAAGATACCCGCCATCATGGAGCAGGAACGGGACAAGTTCGTGGAGGGCGTGGTGGCGGGCGGCAACACGCCGGAGTTCGGGGGAGAGCTGTTCGACTCGATCGAAGGCTTCGCCGGTTACGGCTTCAACAAGTCGCACAGCGCCGCCTACGGGCTGCTCGCCTACCAGACCGCCTACCTCAAGGTTCACTTCCCCGCCGAGTACATGGCCGCCCTGCTCACGTCTTCGCACCGGGAGAAGGACCGTAACCGCCTGTACCTGAGCGAGTGTCGAGTGATGGGGCTGGAGGTGTCGGCGCCGTCGGTCAACGCCTCCGAGAGCGACTTCACCGTCCGGGACGGCAGGATCGTGTTCGGACTCTCCGGGGTGCGGAACGTCGGGTCGGCGGTGGTGGAGAGGATCATCCAGGCCCGCCACGCCGGTGGCGCCTTCGCGGACTTCCAGGACTTCGCCAACCGGGTGGACACCATGGCCCTCAACAAGCGGGTGGTTGCCTCACTGATCAGGGCGGGCGCCTTCGAAGACCTCGGACACGCCCGGAGGGGCCTGAACGAGGTGGCGGAGCTGATGATCGAGCGTACGCTGGCCCGGAGGCGGCACGAGGAGGCGGGCCAGTTCAGCTTGTTCGGCGGGGAAGCCGAGGTTCCCGAGTTCGACGAAGTGGCGATTCCCGAGGATGAGTGGAACAAGTCCGTCCTGCTCGCCCACGAGAAGGAGATGCTGGGCCTCTACGTATCGGACCATCCGCTGAACGGTCTGGGCCGGGCCCTGGCCGAGCACGCCAACGCGACCGTGTCCGGGCTGGCGGGGCTGGCGGACGGGGAGCGGGTGAGGGTCGGCGGGATCGTCAGCGGCATCACCCGTCGCTACACCAACTCGGGGGAGCAGATGGCCTACTTCAACATCGAGGACCTTGACAGCTCGGTCGAGGTGGTGGTGTTTGCGAAGACCCTGTCCTCGGCCGACGAGATACTGGAGGAGGACGCCATCATGGTGGTGGAGGGCAGGCTGAGCAACCGGGACGAGGTGAAGGTCCGCGCCTTCCGGATCACCAGACCCAAGCTCGTCCCCGACAGCGACCTCAGGCTGCGTCTGGAGCCCCACCGGGCACTGACGGATCAGGATGCCTTCTTAGATTCGCTGCGCGAGCTCAAGCAGGTGGTGTCCAACCATCCGGGGCCGGCGCCGGTCTTCATCGACCTAACCGCCGGGGAGGACCGGAAGGTCTTCCGGCTGGACGACAAGGTGGAGTTGTCGTCGTCGTTATACGCCGAGGTGAGGGGCATTTTCGGGGAGGCTGCCCTCGCATAG
- a CDS encoding Gfo/Idh/MocA family oxidoreductase: protein MAVREGNIGFGLVGTGMSGGFMAKELDFVDGGELVAVCSRNESNVREFARTHGAGHWFTDYRRLVEHDEVDVVVVSVPTGLHADVTIAASNAGKHALVEKPLETTLDRADRMIGVCRANGTKLGVIFQMRFGVVARTLKEAVDSGRLGRVFLSDAVDKSSRTAAYYASAAWRGTKALEGGGCLMTQSIHIIDLLQYLMGPVRSVMGRVATQFHDIEVEDTATAVVSFTNGAMGILESTSSVRTALKSRLELHGELGTVVANAQYDKFLVWDVEDDEGRVELATDFALTDIDDPWAYPQTRHRIQLQDMVDAVREDRDPVLTGEDARVSLAIISAIYDSSRQGREVFLDSYRPGNAAP from the coding sequence ATGGCGGTGAGAGAGGGCAACATAGGCTTCGGTCTGGTCGGGACCGGCATGTCGGGTGGGTTCATGGCCAAGGAGCTCGACTTCGTCGACGGCGGCGAGCTGGTCGCGGTGTGCAGCCGGAACGAATCCAACGTTCGGGAGTTTGCCCGAACCCACGGTGCCGGACACTGGTTCACCGATTACCGGCGGCTGGTGGAACACGATGAGGTCGATGTGGTGGTCGTATCGGTCCCCACCGGCCTGCACGCCGACGTGACGATCGCCGCTTCTAACGCCGGGAAGCATGCCCTGGTGGAAAAGCCTCTTGAAACCACCCTGGATAGGGCTGATCGGATGATCGGCGTCTGCCGGGCGAACGGCACCAAGCTGGGGGTGATCTTCCAGATGCGCTTCGGTGTGGTGGCCCGCACTCTCAAGGAGGCGGTTGACTCGGGTCGTCTGGGGCGGGTGTTCCTGAGCGATGCGGTTGACAAGTCGAGCCGGACGGCTGCCTATTACGCCTCTGCAGCCTGGCGGGGAACGAAGGCGCTCGAGGGCGGGGGTTGCCTGATGACCCAGTCCATCCACATCATCGACCTGCTGCAGTACCTGATGGGACCGGTACGGTCGGTCATGGGACGGGTGGCTACCCAGTTTCACGACATCGAGGTGGAGGACACCGCCACTGCGGTGGTCAGCTTCACCAACGGCGCCATGGGGATCCTCGAGAGCACCTCCTCGGTCCGAACCGCCCTCAAGTCCCGGCTCGAGCTGCACGGAGAACTGGGCACCGTGGTCGCCAACGCCCAGTACGACAAGTTCCTTGTGTGGGATGTGGAGGATGACGAGGGTCGGGTGGAGTTGGCCACGGATTTCGCGTTGACCGACATCGACGATCCGTGGGCCTACCCGCAGACTCGCCACCGGATCCAGCTCCAGGACATGGTCGACGCCGTCCGCGAGGATCGTGATCCGGTGCTCACCGGTGAGGACGCCCGGGTGTCGCTGGCCATCATCTCGGCCATCTACGACTCCTCCCGGCAGGGCAGGGAGGTCTTCCTGGACTCCTACCGGCCGGGGAACGCCGCCCCCTGA
- a CDS encoding ABC transporter ATP-binding protein, with protein MRHDRDQRGPEIDRALLRRVFAYGKPYRMLLVGVLVTILVVSGLTVVPPLLIRDLVDNAIPAADVGRLTFLGVAMVVVPLISVSVGALQRWMSATAGEGIIYDLRRALYTHLQGMSLRFFTETKTGELVSRLDNDVVGAQTAITGTFVTIVSNVVSVVAILAVMIQAEWRLTLLAVAALPLFVYPARRVGQVLRSITRRQMRHNGAMAAILNETFNVSGALLVKLFGRRNEEMARFSTEAGMVRDLGVRSAVVGRWFFAALGLVGAIGTAAVFWVGGYLVIQGSMSLGTVIMFSSLLVQLYGPLSAMSNARVEFATSLVSFERVFEVLDLRQEIVERLNSTDLRPVSGTVEFDGVYFRYRQAEPTGLTAVARPGRPDEPPPSPQPPSRRWALEDADFRIEAGEVAALVGPSGAGKTTVSYLIPRLYDVSRGAVRIDGVDVRDATTESLERSVGVVTQETFLFHDTIAANLRYANPDATQEELVAAARAANIHDFVAGLPDGYETVVGERGYRLSGGEKQRIALARVILEDPRILILDEATAHLDSESEALIQEALERVMVGRTSLVIAHRLSTIQAADRILVLDGGRLVEQGTHEVLLETDGLYARMYRTQFRRKDSRRVLKETAVG; from the coding sequence GTGCGCCATGACCGGGACCAGCGCGGTCCGGAGATCGATCGGGCGCTGCTACGACGGGTGTTCGCCTACGGCAAGCCCTACCGGATGCTGCTCGTGGGCGTCCTGGTCACCATCCTCGTGGTATCGGGCCTCACGGTGGTGCCGCCGCTCCTGATCCGGGACCTCGTCGACAACGCCATCCCGGCCGCCGATGTGGGGCGGCTGACCTTCCTGGGCGTGGCCATGGTGGTGGTGCCGCTCATCAGCGTGTCGGTGGGCGCTCTCCAGCGCTGGATGAGCGCCACGGCCGGGGAGGGGATCATCTACGACCTGCGGCGGGCCCTGTACACCCACCTACAGGGCATGTCGCTGCGGTTCTTCACCGAGACCAAGACCGGTGAGCTGGTATCCCGCCTCGACAACGACGTGGTCGGCGCCCAGACCGCCATCACCGGCACCTTCGTCACCATCGTCTCGAACGTGGTCTCCGTGGTGGCCATCCTGGCGGTGATGATCCAGGCGGAGTGGCGCCTCACCCTCCTGGCGGTGGCGGCACTGCCGCTGTTCGTCTATCCGGCCCGCCGGGTCGGGCAGGTGCTGCGCTCCATCACCCGGCGCCAGATGCGGCACAACGGAGCGATGGCGGCCATCCTCAACGAGACCTTCAACGTGAGCGGGGCCCTGCTGGTCAAACTGTTCGGGCGCCGTAACGAGGAGATGGCCCGCTTCTCCACCGAGGCGGGGATGGTCCGCGACCTCGGCGTCCGGTCCGCGGTGGTGGGGAGATGGTTCTTCGCCGCTCTCGGGCTGGTGGGCGCCATCGGTACGGCCGCCGTGTTCTGGGTAGGCGGCTACCTGGTCATCCAGGGCTCTATGAGCCTGGGGACTGTCATCATGTTCTCGAGCCTCCTGGTGCAGCTGTACGGGCCGCTGTCGGCCATGTCCAACGCCCGGGTGGAGTTCGCCACCTCCCTGGTCTCGTTCGAGCGCGTCTTCGAGGTGCTTGACCTCCGCCAGGAGATAGTGGAGCGTCTGAACTCCACCGACCTCCGCCCCGTGAGCGGGACGGTGGAGTTTGACGGGGTGTACTTCCGGTACCGGCAGGCGGAACCGACCGGGTTGACGGCCGTAGCCAGACCCGGCCGGCCGGACGAGCCTCCCCCGTCCCCGCAGCCTCCGTCCCGACGCTGGGCGCTGGAGGATGCAGACTTCCGGATCGAGGCCGGTGAGGTGGCGGCCCTCGTCGGGCCGTCGGGGGCGGGAAAGACCACCGTGAGCTACCTCATCCCCCGGCTGTACGACGTGAGCAGGGGAGCGGTGCGGATCGACGGGGTGGACGTCCGGGACGCTACAACCGAGTCGCTCGAGCGCTCCGTGGGCGTGGTCACCCAGGAGACCTTCCTGTTTCACGACACGATCGCGGCCAACCTGCGGTATGCCAATCCGGACGCCACGCAGGAAGAGCTGGTGGCCGCAGCCCGCGCCGCCAACATCCACGACTTCGTCGCCGGCTTGCCGGATGGTTACGAGACGGTCGTGGGGGAGCGCGGCTACCGCCTCTCGGGTGGGGAGAAGCAACGGATCGCCCTGGCGAGGGTGATCCTCGAGGACCCGCGCATCCTCATCCTCGATGAAGCCACCGCCCACCTCGACTCGGAGTCCGAGGCCCTCATCCAGGAGGCCCTGGAACGGGTGATGGTGGGGCGCACCTCGCTCGTCATCGCTCACCGCCTGTCGACGATCCAGGCCGCCGACCGGATCCTGGTGCTCGACGGGGGTCGCCTGGTCGAGCAGGGCACCCACGAGGTCCTGCTGGAGACGGACGGCCTGTACGCCCGGATGTACCGCACCCAGTTCCGCAGGAAGGACTCGAGGAGGGTGCTGAAAGAGACGGCGGTTGGTTAG
- a CDS encoding NADH-quinone oxidoreductase subunit A codes for MELSDYLPIAVMLVLATLFAGVSMIVSYLISYKRPTAEKLEPYECGIVTEAEPIQRFPVKFYLVAILFVIFDVEIIFLFAWASVFGTLGWGGVAAIAIFTLLIVETLGYVWKRGALDWNVSRRARYRSAVDAPVGEPVA; via the coding sequence GTGGAGCTTTCCGATTATCTCCCCATAGCGGTCATGCTGGTGCTGGCCACATTGTTCGCCGGCGTATCAATGATCGTTTCCTACCTCATCTCGTACAAGCGTCCCACCGCCGAGAAGCTGGAGCCCTACGAGTGCGGCATCGTTACCGAGGCCGAGCCGATCCAGCGCTTCCCGGTCAAGTTCTACCTGGTCGCCATCCTCTTCGTCATTTTCGATGTGGAGATCATCTTCCTGTTCGCCTGGGCGTCGGTGTTCGGGACGCTGGGCTGGGGTGGGGTCGCCGCTATCGCCATCTTCACCCTGCTGATCGTCGAGACCCTCGGCTACGTGTGGAAGCGCGGCGCCCTGGACTGGAACGTGTCGCGGCGCGCCCGGTACCGATCGGCCGTGGATGCTCCGGTCGGCGAGCCGGTGGCCTGA
- a CDS encoding NADH-quinone oxidoreductase subunit C encodes MSGDSSPGPAAGADEVLASLSEAVPSAEAGHSLGDHVVRVPAEDLARLAGAARAQGFEMCSDITVVDYLGKRRVRFEVVVNLVSVQHNRRLRILVPVPEGDPEVPSLVPVYPGANFLEREAYDMFGIRFAGHPDLTRILMPDDWMGHPLRRDFEVGAVPVQFKASPRVT; translated from the coding sequence ATGTCCGGCGACAGCTCGCCCGGTCCCGCAGCCGGCGCCGACGAGGTGCTGGCGAGCCTCAGCGAAGCGGTTCCCTCTGCCGAGGCCGGCCACTCGCTGGGTGATCATGTCGTCCGCGTCCCGGCCGAGGATCTGGCCAGGCTGGCCGGGGCGGCCCGCGCCCAGGGCTTCGAGATGTGTTCGGACATCACCGTCGTGGACTACCTGGGCAAGCGGAGGGTTCGGTTCGAGGTGGTGGTCAACCTTGTGTCAGTGCAGCACAACCGCCGTCTCCGCATACTGGTGCCGGTCCCGGAAGGCGATCCCGAGGTGCCGTCGCTGGTTCCGGTCTATCCCGGCGCCAACTTCCTGGAGCGCGAGGCGTACGACATGTTCGGCATCCGCTTCGCCGGCCATCCCGATCTCACCCGCATCCTGATGCCCGACGACTGGATGGGCCATCCCCTCCGCCGTGATTTCGAGGTGGGCGCCGTCCCGGTCCAGTTCAAAGCCTCGCCCCGGGTGACATGA
- the nuoD gene encoding NADH dehydrogenase (quinone) subunit D: protein MAEPTATTDIWVSGTEAPEVSEWMVAGTDEGAQEMERDETVERSVEQRGSRVVDDWVVDDTVDDDERMIVNMGPQHPSTHGVLRLNIELEGEIVRRVKPIIGYLHTGMEKTAETLTFLQGGTNVTRMDYLAPLHNELCYSLATEKLLGVEIPPRAQAIRILMTELNRVSSHLVATATNGMDIGALSMMMYGFRERELILAFFEKTTGLRMNHNYIRPGGVAADLPDGWEEDVAEILERIPVAIRDYEDLLKENPIWTGRTRGIGIITADECLAYGVTGPTLRAAGVPWDLRKAQPYSGIEAYEFDVVTGSRGDVYDRYRVRIGEIHQSLRIVEQAAATMPRGDYKTDDRKVSPPPRERIDESMEALIHHFKIYTEGFKVPAGETYAAIEAPRGELGCYLVSDGSGAPLRMHTRAPSFSNLQALPIMMADSLVADTVACIASLDPVMGDVDR from the coding sequence ATGGCTGAGCCGACCGCCACCACCGACATCTGGGTGTCCGGCACCGAAGCCCCCGAGGTCTCGGAGTGGATGGTGGCCGGGACCGACGAGGGTGCTCAGGAGATGGAGCGCGATGAGACGGTCGAGAGGAGCGTCGAGCAGCGGGGCTCCCGCGTCGTTGACGACTGGGTGGTCGACGACACCGTTGACGACGACGAGCGGATGATCGTCAACATGGGACCCCAGCACCCTTCCACCCACGGGGTGCTGAGGCTCAATATCGAACTGGAAGGCGAGATCGTTCGCAGGGTCAAGCCGATAATCGGCTACCTCCATACCGGTATGGAGAAGACCGCCGAGACCCTGACCTTCCTCCAGGGCGGCACCAACGTCACCCGCATGGACTATCTGGCGCCCCTCCACAACGAGCTCTGCTACTCGCTGGCGACAGAGAAACTCCTGGGCGTGGAGATCCCGCCGCGCGCCCAGGCCATCCGGATCCTGATGACCGAGCTCAACCGGGTGTCCTCACACCTGGTCGCCACCGCCACCAACGGGATGGACATCGGAGCGCTGTCGATGATGATGTACGGCTTCCGGGAACGGGAGCTGATTCTGGCCTTCTTCGAGAAGACCACCGGTCTGCGGATGAACCACAACTACATCCGTCCGGGCGGCGTGGCGGCCGACCTGCCGGACGGGTGGGAGGAGGACGTGGCCGAGATCCTCGAGCGGATCCCGGTGGCCATCCGGGACTACGAGGATCTCCTGAAGGAGAATCCCATCTGGACGGGCCGGACCCGGGGAATCGGGATCATCACCGCGGACGAGTGCCTGGCCTACGGCGTCACCGGCCCGACCCTGCGGGCGGCGGGAGTGCCGTGGGACCTGCGCAAGGCCCAGCCCTACTCGGGCATCGAAGCGTACGAATTCGACGTGGTGACCGGGAGCCGGGGGGATGTCTACGACCGCTACCGGGTCCGGATCGGTGAGATACACCAGTCGCTGCGCATCGTCGAGCAGGCGGCCGCCACCATGCCCCGCGGTGACTACAAGACGGACGACCGCAAAGTGTCGCCCCCTCCCAGGGAGCGTATCGACGAGTCGATGGAGGCTCTCATCCATCACTTCAAGATCTACACCGAAGGGTTCAAGGTCCCCGCAGGAGAGACCTATGCGGCCATCGAGGCGCCGAGAGGGGAGTTGGGCTGCTACCTGGTGTCCGACGGGAGCGGCGCGCCGCTGCGAATGCACACCCGGGCGCCCTCCTTCTCCAACCTCCAGGCGCTTCCGATCATGATGGCGGACTCGTTGGTGGCCGACACGGTGGCGTGCATAGCGTCGCTGGATCCGGTGATGGGCGATGTGGATCGGTAG
- the nuoF gene encoding NADH-quinone oxidoreductase subunit NuoF translates to MTYAWSDAAEERARQIIAGYPRPRSAIMPLLYIAMKEDLDRGADRLTEDGMRRVADLVGVTPAQVVAVASFYTMYKRDRVGKYLVSVCTSLSCWLDGADEVLHAVESEAGVPSGHTDPDGAITPEHVECIGACGGSPALQVNYEFVEGVTPAKAREMVRWLRTEEPDAATGDELQARFGGRTAFPWAIPEPAGAAGPVPACASLGTAVESNGHVPELDTSKTVGNGDLPMILTDRMNHHPANSHALATYEATGGYSALRMVFGDPGMTPAEITNDIKASMLRGRGGAGFPAGVKWGFLAPARPSYLVVNADESEPGTFKDRQLMERDPHQMIEGIIISSYATEVNHAFVYVRGEYPKATRRVEAAVEEAYRAGYLGRDILGSGYDLDLTVHLGAGAYICGEETALLNSLEGRRGEPRIKPPYFPAAKGLYMMPTIVNNVETLSNVPWIITAGGAAYAAIGPEGSPGKRMCSISGHVNRPGNYEIVEGLTWRELIFDLAGGIRNGNRLKAWVPGGASAPWFVPELHLDTEVTKEAIDGHGSMTGSGAVIVMDHTTDMVAAAERLVRFFAHESCGQCTPCREGTVWIDLILRRIMDRQGRPVDADLLLDVSDNISPGLRWPPAMTTICPLGPSAVSPVVSLLEHFRDEVDSYLEQAELLAQANLVPVSIGGAR, encoded by the coding sequence ATGACGTACGCCTGGTCGGACGCGGCCGAGGAACGGGCCCGGCAGATCATTGCCGGCTACCCCCGGCCCCGTTCCGCGATCATGCCCCTTCTCTACATCGCCATGAAGGAGGATCTGGACCGGGGCGCGGACCGGCTCACCGAGGACGGCATGCGCCGGGTGGCGGACCTGGTGGGTGTCACCCCCGCCCAGGTGGTGGCGGTGGCCAGCTTCTACACGATGTATAAGCGGGACCGGGTCGGCAAGTACCTGGTGTCGGTGTGCACGTCCCTCTCGTGCTGGCTCGACGGCGCCGACGAGGTGCTCCACGCGGTCGAGTCCGAGGCCGGGGTTCCGTCCGGCCACACCGACCCCGACGGAGCGATCACCCCCGAGCACGTGGAGTGCATCGGCGCCTGCGGAGGGTCGCCCGCGCTCCAGGTCAATTACGAGTTCGTGGAGGGGGTCACGCCCGCCAAGGCAAGGGAGATGGTCCGTTGGCTCCGCACCGAGGAGCCCGATGCGGCGACCGGTGACGAACTCCAGGCCAGGTTCGGCGGGCGGACCGCGTTCCCGTGGGCCATTCCCGAGCCGGCTGGCGCCGCCGGACCCGTTCCGGCCTGCGCGTCGCTGGGGACGGCGGTTGAATCCAACGGCCACGTCCCGGAGCTGGACACGTCCAAGACCGTGGGGAACGGCGATCTCCCGATGATCCTCACCGACCGGATGAACCATCACCCGGCTAACAGCCACGCCCTGGCCACCTACGAGGCAACCGGGGGTTACTCCGCGCTCCGCATGGTGTTCGGCGACCCGGGCATGACCCCGGCCGAGATCACGAATGACATCAAGGCCTCCATGTTGCGGGGCCGTGGCGGGGCCGGGTTCCCGGCCGGTGTCAAGTGGGGCTTCCTGGCGCCGGCGCGCCCGTCCTACCTGGTGGTCAACGCCGACGAGTCGGAGCCGGGCACCTTCAAGGACCGCCAGCTCATGGAGCGTGATCCGCACCAGATGATCGAGGGCATCATCATCTCGTCCTACGCGACCGAGGTGAACCACGCTTTCGTATACGTCCGGGGCGAGTATCCGAAGGCGACCCGGCGTGTCGAGGCCGCGGTCGAGGAGGCCTACCGGGCCGGGTACCTCGGTCGGGACATCCTCGGATCGGGTTACGACCTCGACCTGACCGTCCATCTGGGCGCCGGCGCCTACATCTGCGGGGAGGAGACCGCCCTGCTCAACAGCCTCGAGGGCAGGCGGGGCGAGCCGCGGATCAAGCCGCCCTACTTCCCTGCCGCCAAGGGGCTCTACATGATGCCCACCATCGTGAACAACGTGGAAACCCTGTCCAACGTTCCCTGGATCATCACGGCGGGCGGCGCCGCCTATGCCGCCATCGGCCCCGAAGGCTCGCCCGGCAAGCGGATGTGCTCCATCTCCGGCCACGTCAACCGTCCGGGCAACTACGAGATCGTGGAGGGTCTGACCTGGCGGGAGCTGATCTTCGACCTGGCGGGAGGCATCCGCAACGGGAACCGGCTCAAGGCCTGGGTGCCGGGCGGGGCCTCCGCGCCCTGGTTCGTCCCCGAGCTCCACCTCGACACCGAGGTGACCAAGGAGGCGATCGACGGGCACGGATCGATGACCGGCTCCGGAGCGGTCATCGTGATGGACCACACCACCGACATGGTGGCGGCCGCCGAACGCCTGGTGCGGTTCTTCGCCCACGAGTCCTGCGGGCAGTGCACCCCGTGCCGCGAGGGGACCGTCTGGATCGACCTGATCCTGCGGCGCATCATGGACCGCCAGGGCCGCCCGGTGGACGCCGATCTCTTGCTGGACGTGTCCGACAACATCTCGCCCGGGCTCCGGTGGCCCCCCGCCATGACCACCATATGCCCGCTCGGACCCTCGGCCGTCTCGCCGGTGGTGTCGCTCCTCGAGCATTTTCGAGACGAGGTGGACAGCTACCTGGAGCAGGCCGAACTGCTGGCGCAGGCCAACCTGGTGCCCGTGTCGATCGGCGGCGCGAGATGA